The following are from one region of the Sorghum bicolor cultivar BTx623 chromosome 2, Sorghum_bicolor_NCBIv3, whole genome shotgun sequence genome:
- the LOC8055787 gene encoding protein CUP-SHAPED COTYLEDON 1: MHLRSKRTMEEQQQQEMNTASIGGGLTLPPGFRFHPSDNEIVSIYLMNKVHNRGFTSTIIAEVDLNKTEPWDLPQEAKIGEKEWYFFYQKDRKYPSGLRANRATKGGYWKATGRDKEVDNTTQGVVLLIGMKKTLVFYRGKAPKGDKTNWVMHEYRLEGSSRLPDPASASSSASNVLAMKASASKDEWVVCRVFDKTTSIKKMTTPVYKVAMASAEIGQNQNNTPAIPIPMPLQQPLPVPMPMESPILRDFATCPVAPYFPNTGADMPPMMSSMEGIDGTSSLQINDTLFGNSIATPPQMDLYHHMGMGVAAVHMGIGVAGQMDMAATGTDGFDLATPMPPSMASQKDEQANVAKMWSMMSVAGPGSVNPSTERDDIWKY, translated from the exons ATGCAT CTAAGGAGCAAGAGAACCATGGAAGAGCAGCAACAACAGGAGATGAATACTGCTAGCATTGGCGGAGGCCTCACCCTACCTCCAGGGTTCCGCTTCCACCCAAGTGACAATGAGATTGTCAGCATCTACCTCATGAACAAGGTGCATAATAGGGGTTTCACCAGCACAATCATTGCAGAGGTCGACCTAAACAAGACAGAGCCATGGGACCTTCCAC AGGAGGCAAAAATAGGCGAGAAAGAGTGGTACTTCTTCTACCAGAAGGACCGAAAGTACCCATCAGGCCTAAGGGCAAACAGGGCCACAAAGGGCGGTTACTGGAAAGCAACCGGCAGGGACAAGGAGGTCGACAATACCACACAAGGGGTGGTGTTGCTCATTGGCATGAAGAAGACACTTGTCTTCTACAGGGGCAAGGCTCCCAAGGGTGACAAAACAAACTGGGTGATGCACGAGTACAGGCTCGAAGGGAGCAGTAGGCTCCCCGACCCGGCATCTGCATCTAGCTCGGCCTCAAACGTCTTGGCCATGAAAGCTTCAGCTTCCAAG GATGAGTGGGTGGTCTGTCGTGTGTTTGACAAGACCACTAGTATCAAGAAGATGACTACACCAGTGTACAAGGTGGCCATGGCTAGCGCTGAGATTGGTCAGAATCAGAACAACACCCCGGCCATCCCCATCCCCATGCCCCTACAGCAGCCGCTACCCGTGCCCATGCCGATGGAATCTCCCATCCTACGAGACTTCGCCACATGCCCAGTGGCACCCTATTTTCCCAACACTGGTGCGGACATGCCACCCATGATGTCGTCTATGGAAGGTATCGATGGCACCAGCAGCCTCCAAATCAATGACACCCTATTTGGCAATTCGATAGCAACGCCGCCGCAGATGGACTTGTACCACCATATGGGCATGGGGGTTGCAGCTGTCCATATGGGCATTGGGGTAGCTGGCCAGATGGATATGGCAGCAACTGGCACTGATGGCTTTGATCTTGCTACGCCTATGCCGCCCTCGATGGCATCACAGAAGGACGAGCAGGCTAATGTCGCTAAGATGTGGTCGATGATGTCTGTTGCTGGCCCAGGGTCTGTGAACCCCAGCACTGAGAGGGATGACATATGGAAGTACTAA